A region from the Inhella inkyongensis genome encodes:
- a CDS encoding ACT domain-containing protein, whose product MPAALSPLPELLRSLEPELHPGVYVYCVAPAGADLAGLTPIATVAEREGLTLVLPEAQALQAGLQVLFRAAWITLSVHSDLQAIGLTAAFSAALGRASAAMSSPAPSTTTCWSP is encoded by the coding sequence ATGCCCGCCGCCCTCTCCCCTCTCCCCGAGCTGCTGCGCTCCTTGGAGCCCGAGTTGCACCCAGGGGTCTACGTCTACTGCGTGGCGCCGGCGGGGGCTGATCTTGCGGGGCTGACGCCGATCGCCACCGTGGCGGAGCGCGAGGGGTTGACCCTGGTGCTGCCGGAGGCGCAGGCCCTGCAGGCCGGCTTGCAGGTGCTGTTCCGCGCGGCCTGGATCACCCTGAGCGTGCATTCGGATTTGCAGGCCATCGGCCTGACCGCGGCGTTCTCGGCCGCCTTGGGGCGGGCATCAGCTGCAATGTCATCGCCGGCGCCTTCCACGACCACCTGCTGGTCCCCGTAG
- a CDS encoding YHYH protein yields MPAEYSCDGPGSSPPLAWANAPAGTKEFALLMSTLPGDGSTKYNWVLYHLPASRTALARDAWGAGTLGVGSDGPTVAYQPPCSQGPGAKTYTFSLYALSAAPSLPAGTVNGTQLEAAMAGLVLGRAQLNLSYSRSAGSSGNSAACTLVRGSLQAGGGGRASAGCDASYAYIGSDGLAPHPMMDGITATNLQVPTAQNFWGQNAWRIPLNPTPAASPVSAVDGPIGVAVNGVPIFNPCKQGGCQNGDTKVLGELDVCNGHAGRGDDYHYHAAPNCLMATKPASYWDTHPLGWALDGYAIFGPNNADGSLAERDGLCGGNTRAVSNGPAGYSYHVTDQSPYVLSCFRGVPSPDLAGQSAKFSPMRQPPVTPFAVSAMSLSTDSADGAQVLRFTSARSFSTTENGSDSYANAPGSYQIRYRRLAGSELEATLAQPAHRGKSACWAFQFQISAGASTQPDISYCR; encoded by the coding sequence ATGCCCGCCGAGTACAGCTGCGATGGCCCGGGCTCCAGCCCGCCCTTGGCCTGGGCCAATGCGCCCGCCGGCACCAAAGAATTCGCGCTGCTGATGAGCACCCTGCCGGGTGACGGCAGCACCAAATACAACTGGGTGCTCTACCACCTGCCCGCCAGCCGCACGGCGCTGGCCCGCGACGCCTGGGGGGCGGGCACCCTGGGCGTGGGCAGCGACGGCCCCACCGTGGCCTACCAGCCCCCCTGCTCGCAGGGCCCGGGCGCCAAGACCTACACCTTCAGCCTCTATGCGTTGTCGGCCGCTCCCAGCCTGCCGGCCGGCACGGTCAACGGCACCCAGCTGGAAGCCGCAATGGCCGGCTTGGTGCTGGGCCGCGCCCAGCTCAATCTGAGCTACAGCCGCAGCGCCGGCTCCAGCGGCAACAGCGCGGCCTGCACCCTGGTGCGCGGCTCGCTGCAGGCCGGGGGCGGCGGGCGCGCCAGCGCCGGCTGCGACGCCAGCTACGCCTACATCGGCTCCGACGGCCTGGCCCCGCACCCCATGATGGACGGCATCACCGCCACCAACTTGCAGGTGCCCACGGCGCAGAACTTCTGGGGCCAGAACGCCTGGCGCATTCCGCTCAACCCCACGCCCGCCGCCAGCCCGGTCAGCGCCGTGGATGGCCCCATCGGCGTGGCCGTCAACGGCGTGCCCATCTTCAACCCCTGCAAGCAGGGCGGCTGCCAGAACGGCGACACCAAGGTGCTGGGCGAGCTGGATGTGTGCAACGGCCACGCCGGCCGGGGCGACGACTACCACTACCACGCCGCCCCCAACTGCCTGATGGCCACCAAGCCCGCCAGCTATTGGGACACCCACCCCCTGGGATGGGCACTCGACGGCTACGCCATCTTCGGCCCCAACAACGCCGACGGCAGCCTGGCCGAGCGCGACGGCCTGTGCGGCGGCAACACCCGCGCGGTCAGCAATGGCCCGGCCGGCTACAGCTATCACGTCACCGACCAGTCGCCCTATGTGCTGTCCTGCTTCCGCGGCGTGCCCAGCCCCGATCTGGCCGGGCAGAGCGCCAAATTCAGCCCCATGCGCCAGCCCCCGGTCACGCCCTTTGCCGTGTCCGCCATGAGCCTGAGCACCGACAGCGCCGACGGCGCGCAGGTCTTGCGCTTCACCAGCGCGCGCAGCTTCAGCACCACCGAGAACGGCAGCGACAGCTACGCGAACGCCCCCGGCAGCTACCAGATCCGCTACCGCCGCCTGGCCGGCAGCGAGCTGGAAGCCACGCTGGCGCAGCCCGCCCACCGCGGCAAATCCGCCTGCTGGGCCTTCCAGTTCCAAATCAGCGCCGGCGCCAGCACCCAGCCCGACATCAGCTACTGCCGCTGA
- a CDS encoding ATP-binding protein, protein MARLSYRQRLLLATTLVLGLVVAALLASGGALLMRAEGQRLDERLCMEARRVAAPGEGGPSLPRLLADIALKLHLETDRQLLLQALAPAGQLRLQSPQWTPDLNPEAWAWRPEPRRGPAAAGPDPRGRCELAELRWKGGDWRAARVSSPAGQAVLAADLDALQSELSEALLQALCWVLLPALALTVLSAWLLSGYALRPLNRLRDAMRALTPRALDQRLPTAGADREFRELIDSYNLMLARLEASFHQASRFSADAAHELRTPLAILQGRIEQAMTLEVDREAQAEWARLLDEVARLTGITRKLLLLSQADAGRLALSPERVDLSAELAQLADDARMVARQQLRVDIEAGLQLQADALLLRQLLNNLMGNALRHGRPEGWIALHAAREGEGVAVHLRNDCAPLNAAVRERLFERFYRADPAHGRQVEGSGLGLSLAREIARAHGGDLSLEASPDDELALRLWLPLASPR, encoded by the coding sequence GTGGCGCGACTCTCCTACCGGCAACGCCTGCTGCTGGCCACCACCCTGGTGCTGGGCCTGGTGGTGGCGGCCCTGCTGGCCAGTGGCGGCGCGCTGCTGATGCGCGCCGAGGGCCAGCGCCTGGACGAACGCCTGTGCATGGAGGCCCGGCGCGTGGCCGCGCCCGGCGAGGGCGGCCCCTCGCTGCCCCGGCTGCTGGCCGACATCGCGCTCAAGCTGCATCTGGAAACCGATCGCCAATTGCTGCTGCAGGCCCTGGCCCCGGCTGGCCAGCTGCGCCTGCAGTCGCCGCAATGGACCCCGGACCTGAACCCCGAGGCCTGGGCCTGGCGGCCCGAGCCCCGACGCGGCCCGGCCGCGGCCGGCCCCGACCCGCGCGGCCGCTGCGAGCTGGCCGAGTTGCGCTGGAAGGGCGGCGATTGGCGCGCCGCCCGCGTCAGCAGCCCGGCCGGTCAGGCCGTGCTGGCGGCCGATCTGGACGCGCTGCAGTCCGAACTCTCCGAGGCCCTGCTGCAGGCCCTGTGCTGGGTGCTGCTGCCGGCCCTGGCGCTCACGGTGCTGAGCGCCTGGCTGCTCAGCGGCTATGCGCTGCGCCCGTTGAACCGCCTGCGCGATGCCATGCGGGCGCTGACCCCGCGCGCGCTGGACCAGCGCCTGCCCACGGCCGGCGCGGACCGCGAGTTCCGTGAACTGATCGACAGCTACAACCTGATGCTGGCGCGCCTGGAGGCCAGCTTCCACCAGGCCTCGCGTTTTTCGGCCGATGCCGCGCACGAGCTGCGCACGCCGCTGGCCATCCTGCAGGGCCGCATCGAGCAGGCGATGACGCTCGAAGTCGATCGCGAGGCCCAGGCCGAATGGGCCCGGCTGCTGGACGAGGTGGCGCGCCTGACCGGCATCACGCGCAAGCTGCTGCTGCTCTCGCAGGCCGATGCCGGCCGCCTGGCACTCAGCCCCGAGCGTGTGGACCTGAGTGCCGAGCTGGCGCAGCTGGCGGACGACGCGCGCATGGTGGCCCGTCAGCAATTGCGCGTGGACATCGAAGCCGGCCTGCAGTTGCAGGCCGATGCCCTGCTGCTGCGCCAGCTGCTCAATAACCTGATGGGCAATGCGCTGCGCCATGGTCGGCCCGAGGGTTGGATCGCGCTGCACGCGGCGCGCGAAGGCGAGGGCGTGGCCGTCCACCTGCGCAACGACTGCGCGCCGCTGAATGCGGCCGTGCGCGAGCGCCTGTTCGAGCGCTTCTACCGCGCCGACCCCGCCCATGGCCGGCAGGTCGAGGGCAGCGGCCTGGGCCTGAGCCTGGCGCGCGAAATCGCCCGGGCCCACGGCGGCGATCTGAGTCTGGAGGCGAGCCCGGACGACGAGCTCGCGCTGCGGCTCTGGTTGCCCCTGGCCAGTCCGCGCTGA
- a CDS encoding response regulator transcription factor: MRILLIEDEAQIADIVTAGLGARGFTLTHCPDGREGLALALQPRFDAIVLDLMLPGLDGMEVLKALRAQGVQIPVLLLTARNELGDRLSGLSQGADDYLAKPFYVEELAARLEALLRRVRGERQALLQLGPLTLDRIARTLAVRGRQVELTTREYSLLEYLMRSAGQVFTRAQILEQVWGYDFDPATNVVDVCVKRLRAKLAEALGGDPEAPSWIEAVRGTGYRLRQPAD; the protein is encoded by the coding sequence ATGCGCATCCTGCTGATTGAAGACGAAGCCCAGATCGCCGACATCGTCACGGCCGGTCTGGGCGCACGCGGTTTCACGCTGACGCACTGCCCCGATGGGCGCGAGGGCCTGGCCCTGGCCCTGCAGCCGCGCTTCGACGCCATCGTGCTGGACCTGATGCTGCCCGGCCTGGACGGCATGGAGGTGCTCAAGGCCCTGCGCGCCCAGGGCGTGCAGATCCCCGTGCTGCTGCTCACCGCTCGCAACGAGCTGGGCGACCGCCTCAGCGGCCTGAGCCAGGGCGCCGACGACTACCTGGCCAAGCCCTTCTATGTGGAGGAGCTGGCCGCCCGCCTGGAAGCCCTGCTGCGCCGCGTGCGCGGCGAGCGCCAGGCCCTGCTGCAGCTGGGCCCGCTGACCCTGGACCGCATCGCCCGCACCCTGGCCGTGCGCGGCCGCCAGGTGGAGCTGACGACGCGCGAGTACAGCCTGCTCGAATACCTGATGCGCTCGGCCGGCCAGGTGTTCACCCGTGCCCAGATCCTCGAGCAGGTCTGGGGCTATGACTTCGACCCCGCCACCAATGTGGTGGATGTCTGCGTCAAGCGCCTGCGCGCCAAGCTGGCCGAGGCCCTGGGCGGCGACCCCGAGGCCCCGAGCTGGATCGAGGCCGTGCGCGGCACTGGCTACCGCCTGCGCCAGCCGGCGGACTGA
- a CDS encoding TRAP transporter large permease — translation MNTAIIFGLLVVLMLTGMPISISLGLTVLSFLFFLTEVPIESVALKLFTGIEKFEIIAIPFFILAGNFLTHGGVAKRMIRFATSMVGHWHGGLGLGGVLACALFAAVSGSSPATVVAIGSILLPAMVKAGFPKRFGAGVITTSGALGILIPPSIVMVMYSVSTNTSVGALFMAGVVPGLVLAFMLGLTTWYRARKFNYPRQPKASWAERLKALRESFWGLLLIVIVMGGIYSGIFTPTEAAAMSAVWAFITAVFIYGDLGLKDVPRVLLSSANMSAMLLYIITNAVLFSFLMTHENIPQAMADAMIGTGVGVIGFLMIANVLLLIAGNFMEPSSIVLILAPILFPIAMKLGIDPVHFGIIMVVNMEVGMCHPPVGLNLYVASGITKMGITELTIATWPWLLTMLVFLVGVTYWPAMSLALPRALGMVA, via the coding sequence ATGAACACCGCCATCATCTTTGGCCTGCTGGTCGTGCTGATGCTGACCGGCATGCCCATCAGCATCTCGCTGGGCCTGACCGTCCTGAGCTTCCTGTTCTTCCTGACCGAGGTACCGATCGAATCGGTCGCCCTCAAGCTGTTCACCGGCATCGAGAAGTTCGAGATCATAGCGATCCCCTTCTTCATCCTGGCCGGCAACTTCCTCACGCACGGCGGGGTGGCCAAACGGATGATCCGCTTCGCCACCTCCATGGTCGGGCATTGGCATGGCGGCCTGGGTCTGGGCGGGGTGCTGGCCTGCGCGCTGTTCGCGGCGGTGTCGGGTTCCAGCCCGGCCACCGTGGTGGCCATCGGCTCCATTCTGCTGCCGGCCATGGTCAAGGCCGGCTTTCCCAAGCGCTTCGGCGCCGGCGTCATCACCACCTCGGGCGCCTTGGGCATCCTGATCCCGCCCTCCATCGTGATGGTGATGTACTCGGTCTCCACCAACACCTCGGTCGGCGCCCTCTTCATGGCCGGCGTGGTGCCGGGCCTGGTGCTGGCCTTCATGCTGGGCCTGACCACCTGGTATCGGGCCCGCAAGTTCAACTACCCGCGCCAACCCAAGGCCAGCTGGGCAGAACGCCTCAAGGCCCTGCGCGAGTCCTTCTGGGGCCTGCTGCTCATCGTCATCGTGATGGGCGGCATCTACAGCGGCATCTTCACGCCCACCGAGGCCGCCGCCATGAGCGCGGTCTGGGCCTTCATCACCGCCGTCTTCATCTATGGCGACCTGGGCCTGAAGGACGTGCCGCGCGTGCTGCTGTCCAGCGCCAACATGAGCGCGATGCTGCTCTACATCATCACCAACGCGGTGCTGTTCTCCTTCCTGATGACGCACGAGAACATCCCGCAGGCCATGGCCGACGCCATGATCGGCACCGGCGTCGGGGTGATCGGCTTCCTGATGATTGCCAACGTGCTGCTGCTGATCGCCGGTAACTTCATGGAACCCAGCTCCATCGTGCTGATCCTGGCGCCCATCCTCTTCCCCATCGCGATGAAGCTGGGCATCGACCCGGTGCACTTCGGCATCATCATGGTGGTGAACATGGAAGTGGGCATGTGCCACCCGCCGGTGGGGCTGAACCTCTACGTGGCCTCGGGCATCACCAAGATGGGCATCACCGAGCTCACCATCGCCACCTGGCCCTGGCTGCTCACCATGCTGGTCTTCCTGGTCGGCGTGACCTACTGGCCGGCGATGAGCCTGGCGCTGCCGCGGGCGCTGGGGATGGTGGCCTGA
- a CDS encoding TRAP transporter small permease — protein sequence MRILDHLEEGLIAFLIGAATLIIFAAVLHRYLSGLAIPGVQDWLLALNFGWAQELCIIMFVWMAKFGAAYGVRTGIHVGVDVLINRLNPTLRNKFVVLGLLAGALFTGIVATLGATFVWENGAHYAFYKAAGLGIEGMFEGPTTPDLEWPTWIVYSAIPLGSSLMCFRFLQVTVAFLRTGDLPHHDHGHVDGLDDSEDPAQPGQLDQIFRMDDNLHPKVDDLAQAPEEKR from the coding sequence ATGCGCATCCTGGACCATCTGGAGGAAGGCCTGATCGCCTTCCTGATCGGCGCGGCCACGCTGATCATCTTCGCGGCGGTGCTGCACCGCTATCTGTCGGGCCTGGCGATACCCGGCGTGCAGGACTGGCTGCTGGCCCTGAACTTCGGCTGGGCGCAGGAGCTCTGCATCATCATGTTCGTGTGGATGGCCAAGTTCGGCGCGGCCTACGGCGTGCGCACCGGCATCCATGTCGGCGTGGACGTGCTGATCAACCGCCTGAACCCCACGCTGCGCAACAAATTCGTGGTGCTGGGCCTGCTGGCCGGCGCGCTGTTCACCGGCATCGTCGCCACCCTGGGCGCCACCTTTGTGTGGGAGAACGGTGCCCACTACGCCTTCTACAAGGCCGCAGGGCTTGGCATCGAGGGCATGTTCGAAGGCCCCACCACGCCCGACCTGGAGTGGCCGACCTGGATCGTCTACTCAGCGATCCCGCTGGGCTCGTCGCTGATGTGCTTCCGCTTCCTGCAGGTGACGGTGGCCTTCCTGCGCACCGGCGACCTGCCGCACCACGACCACGGCCACGTTGATGGCCTGGACGACAGCGAGGACCCGGCCCAGCCCGGCCAGCTCGACCAGATCTTCCGCATGGACGACAACCTGCACCCCAAGGTCGATGACCTCGCCCAAGCACCCGAGGAGAAGCGCTGA
- a CDS encoding TRAP transporter substrate-binding protein, which translates to MLATTRRLLILSAALLAGGSALAQAPIVIKFSHVVANDTPKGKAADFFAKRAAELTGGKVKVEVYANSTLYKDKEEMEALQLGAVQMLAPSLAKFGPLGAKEFEVFDLPFIFDNYAELHKVTQGPVGQMLLSKLEGRGVKGLAFWDNGFKSFSANKPLKNVDDFKGVKMRIQSSKVLEAQMRAIGVLPQQMAFSEVYQALQTGVVDGTENPHSNLFTQKMHEVQKHVSVSDHGYLGYAVISNKKFWDGLPADVRGKLEQAMKESTEYANKIAKEENEAALEKVKASGKSQVYAMSPAERLALKKAMTKVHAEMASRIGQDVINAVYKETGFDPSKL; encoded by the coding sequence ATGCTTGCAACGACCCGCCGACTGCTGATCCTGAGCGCCGCCCTGCTGGCGGGTGGCAGCGCCCTGGCCCAGGCCCCGATCGTCATCAAGTTCAGCCATGTGGTGGCCAATGACACACCCAAGGGCAAGGCGGCCGACTTCTTTGCCAAGCGCGCCGCGGAACTGACCGGTGGCAAGGTCAAGGTCGAGGTCTATGCCAATAGCACGCTCTACAAGGACAAGGAAGAGATGGAGGCGCTGCAACTCGGCGCCGTGCAGATGCTGGCGCCCTCGCTCGCCAAATTCGGTCCCCTGGGCGCCAAGGAGTTCGAGGTCTTCGACCTGCCCTTCATCTTTGATAACTACGCCGAGCTGCACAAGGTGACTCAGGGCCCGGTGGGCCAGATGCTGCTCAGCAAACTGGAAGGCCGCGGCGTCAAGGGCCTGGCCTTCTGGGACAACGGCTTCAAGTCCTTCAGCGCCAACAAGCCGTTGAAAAACGTCGACGACTTCAAGGGCGTGAAGATGCGCATTCAAAGCAGCAAAGTGCTGGAAGCGCAGATGCGCGCCATCGGCGTACTGCCGCAGCAGATGGCCTTCAGCGAGGTCTACCAGGCCCTGCAGACCGGCGTGGTGGACGGCACCGAAAACCCGCACAGCAACCTCTTCACGCAAAAGATGCACGAGGTGCAAAAGCACGTCTCGGTCAGCGACCACGGTTACCTGGGCTATGCGGTCATCAGCAACAAGAAGTTCTGGGACGGCCTGCCCGCCGATGTGCGCGGCAAGCTGGAACAGGCCATGAAGGAAAGCACCGAGTACGCCAACAAGATCGCCAAGGAAGAGAACGAGGCGGCGCTGGAGAAGGTGAAGGCCAGCGGCAAGAGCCAGGTCTACGCCATGAGCCCGGCCGAGCGCCTGGCGCTCAAGAAGGCCATGACCAAGGTGCATGCCGAGATGGCCTCGCGCATCGGGCAGGACGTGATCAACGCCGTTTACAAAGAGACCGGCTTCGATCCTTCGAAACTTTGA
- a CDS encoding sensor histidine kinase, which produces MHPALPLPRRSTLLWLSPLVLACLFAAAVMGWAVWDERRERETERQTLITDTLSAVNGLRAQLAQEQQALAALARTLAERPTALLQAQPEVEQGLRSIWSGLVWLDAEHRVRAEVVAPARSNEGRSLHLQQSVGAPEVQGRLVLRYSPALLLRQAVPWWLTRRYDVQLIDADEQAIAALSHAPGGLRAEHRPSYRVALDDSQPEAQLELIVREPAPSGLRPLVGVLIAGFLPLSALASWGLRRQLRRTAQAEARWKGEAAWRAAVEDSALVGLRARDGQGRLLSVNRTFCEIVGWPAEELLGRAPPMPYWPLDALDEVKQRSDRNLAGRAPREGYEARWRHRSGREIDVLVFETPLVDAGGQQIGWLGTILDITERKRLAEREQRQLEALAQTARLTMLGEVASTLAHELNQPLTAIASYNTGVMNSLQRLGVQDPPVLAALQRLGEQAAQAGRVVQRIRHFLTRHEPQIEACALNPVLQAALGLLAKELTQREVQVELALAADLPAVRADAVLVEQVAINLLRNAADALREQTGPRRIVLSSAMGAGCVWVSVCDNGLGLQGRSAETLFAPFYSTKAEGMGMGLAICRSIVEAHQGVLSAEPAPEGGACFRFNLPVMS; this is translated from the coding sequence ATGCATCCCGCCTTGCCCTTGCCGCGCCGCAGCACCCTGCTGTGGTTGTCGCCGCTGGTTTTGGCCTGCCTGTTCGCGGCGGCAGTGATGGGCTGGGCGGTGTGGGACGAGCGGCGCGAGCGCGAGACCGAGCGCCAGACCTTGATCACCGACACGCTGAGTGCGGTCAATGGCCTGCGGGCACAACTGGCCCAAGAGCAGCAGGCCCTGGCCGCCTTGGCCAGGACCCTGGCCGAGCGCCCCACGGCCTTGCTGCAGGCGCAGCCCGAAGTGGAGCAGGGACTGCGCTCGATCTGGAGTGGCCTGGTGTGGCTGGACGCCGAGCACCGGGTGCGCGCCGAGGTGGTGGCGCCGGCCCGCAGCAACGAGGGCCGCAGCCTGCATCTGCAGCAGAGCGTGGGTGCACCGGAGGTGCAGGGCCGCTTGGTGCTGCGCTACAGCCCGGCGCTGTTGCTGCGCCAGGCGGTGCCCTGGTGGTTGACGCGGCGTTATGACGTGCAGCTGATCGATGCCGATGAACAGGCCATAGCGGCACTTAGCCATGCGCCAGGGGGACTGCGGGCCGAGCATCGACCGAGCTACCGGGTGGCGCTTGACGACAGTCAGCCCGAGGCGCAGTTGGAGTTGATCGTGCGCGAACCGGCGCCGTCCGGGTTGCGGCCTCTGGTGGGCGTGCTGATTGCCGGCTTTCTGCCGCTGAGCGCGTTGGCCAGTTGGGGCTTGCGGCGGCAGCTGCGCCGCACCGCCCAGGCCGAGGCGCGCTGGAAGGGCGAGGCGGCCTGGCGCGCGGCGGTGGAGGACAGCGCCTTGGTGGGCCTGCGTGCGCGTGATGGACAAGGGCGCCTGCTGTCAGTGAACCGCACCTTTTGCGAGATCGTCGGTTGGCCGGCGGAAGAGCTGCTGGGGCGAGCGCCGCCCATGCCCTATTGGCCGCTGGACGCGCTCGACGAGGTCAAGCAGCGCAGCGACCGCAATCTGGCGGGCCGCGCCCCGCGCGAGGGCTATGAGGCGCGCTGGCGCCATCGCAGTGGCCGGGAAATCGACGTGCTGGTGTTCGAGACTCCGCTGGTGGATGCCGGTGGGCAGCAGATTGGCTGGCTGGGCACCATCCTTGACATCACCGAGCGCAAGCGCCTGGCCGAGCGCGAGCAGCGCCAGCTGGAGGCGCTGGCCCAGACCGCCCGCCTGACCATGTTGGGCGAGGTGGCCTCGACCCTGGCGCATGAGTTGAACCAGCCGCTGACCGCCATCGCCAGCTACAACACCGGGGTGATGAATTCTTTGCAGCGACTCGGGGTCCAGGATCCCCCGGTGTTGGCGGCCTTGCAGCGTCTGGGTGAGCAGGCCGCGCAGGCCGGTCGGGTGGTGCAGCGCATCCGCCATTTCCTGACGCGGCACGAGCCGCAGATTGAAGCCTGTGCGCTGAACCCAGTGCTGCAAGCAGCCTTAGGGCTGCTGGCCAAGGAGCTGACGCAGCGTGAGGTGCAGGTGGAACTGGCGCTGGCCGCCGACCTGCCGGCCGTGCGCGCCGATGCGGTGCTGGTCGAGCAGGTCGCCATCAACCTGCTGCGCAATGCGGCGGATGCACTGCGTGAGCAGACCGGGCCACGGCGCATCGTTCTGAGCAGTGCGATGGGGGCGGGTTGCGTCTGGGTCTCGGTGTGCGACAACGGCCTCGGCCTGCAGGGGCGCAGCGCTGAGACCCTGTTTGCGCCCTTCTACAGCACCAAGGCCGAGGGCATGGGCATGGGCCTGGCCATTTGCCGCTCCATCGTCGAGGCGCATCAAGGCGTGTTGAGCGCCGAGCCGGCGCCGGAGGGTGGCGCGTGTTTCCGCTTCAATCTTCCGGTGATGTCATGA
- a CDS encoding response regulator transcription factor encodes MSEPAVFLVDDEAAVRDALAFLLGSRGLRVHSFASGPEFLAHLNSLAKAPAGVFLLDVRMEPMNGLRLHDELLARKLHNPVLFLSGHGDIPMVVEALKKGAFDFLEKPYGDNRLVDRIEQALAVAEAMHQQGAQAAERAARLASLTEREHEVLLRVAMGKLNKVVADELCIAVRTVEVHRARGLAKLGLRSAAELASWLVAANELPRR; translated from the coding sequence ATGAGTGAACCCGCGGTCTTCTTGGTGGATGACGAGGCCGCCGTGCGCGATGCCTTGGCCTTCCTGTTGGGATCGCGGGGGCTGCGTGTGCACAGTTTTGCCAGCGGCCCTGAGTTCTTGGCGCACTTGAATTCCTTGGCCAAAGCACCGGCCGGGGTGTTCTTGCTCGATGTGCGCATGGAGCCCATGAATGGGCTGCGCCTGCACGACGAGCTGTTGGCCCGCAAGCTGCACAACCCCGTGCTGTTCCTGAGTGGCCATGGCGACATCCCGATGGTGGTGGAGGCTCTGAAGAAGGGCGCCTTCGACTTCCTGGAAAAGCCCTATGGGGACAACCGCCTGGTGGACCGCATCGAGCAGGCCTTGGCGGTGGCCGAGGCCATGCACCAGCAGGGCGCGCAGGCGGCTGAGCGCGCGGCCCGCCTGGCCAGCCTGACCGAACGCGAGCACGAGGTGTTGCTGCGCGTGGCGATGGGCAAGCTCAACAAGGTGGTGGCGGATGAGCTCTGCATCGCCGTGCGGACCGTGGAGGTGCACCGGGCGCGCGGCCTGGCCAAGCTGGGTCTGCGCTCGGCGGCCGAGCTGGCTAGCTGGCTGGTCGCTGCAAATGAGCTGCCACGGCGCTGA
- a CDS encoding alpha/beta hydrolase, translating to MHTRPLKPPALGHNPAAMFFTAPPARALAGLLRSLDRWAPSFSTRMAMGLFFTPLPTKWPARARALPAGWQVERLPFEGGSLAVWRRLDTRPQAPRVLLVHGWAGDASQMLRQAEALAAQGLEPILVDLPAHGRSSAWRSNLGQWVRALFTVSARFGPWQGVVAHSLGGLATAHALARGLPAQAAALIALAPPPRQFLSWFGAAMGVGEGLAERMQQRIERRLGVRMSEFEASWLAPRLRQPILLVHDRDDRTAPWHYSQGLQAQLPGSRLQLTQGQGHRRVLDHIEVLSAVAAHLQRPAS from the coding sequence ATGCACACCCGTCCGCTCAAGCCTCCGGCCCTGGGCCACAACCCCGCCGCCATGTTTTTCACCGCGCCGCCCGCGCGCGCGCTGGCCGGCCTTCTGCGCAGCCTGGACCGCTGGGCGCCTTCCTTCAGCACCCGCATGGCCATGGGCCTGTTCTTCACCCCGCTGCCCACCAAGTGGCCGGCGCGGGCCCGTGCCCTGCCGGCAGGCTGGCAGGTCGAAAGACTGCCCTTTGAGGGGGGCAGCCTGGCCGTCTGGCGGCGCCTGGACACACGGCCCCAGGCCCCGCGGGTGCTGCTGGTGCATGGCTGGGCGGGCGATGCCAGCCAAATGCTCAGGCAGGCCGAGGCCCTGGCGGCACAGGGGCTGGAGCCCATCCTGGTGGACCTGCCCGCCCACGGTCGCTCCAGCGCCTGGCGCAGCAATCTGGGCCAATGGGTGCGGGCGCTGTTTACCGTGAGCGCGCGCTTCGGGCCCTGGCAGGGCGTGGTGGCCCATTCCCTGGGCGGCCTGGCCACGGCGCACGCCTTGGCGCGCGGGCTGCCGGCCCAGGCTGCGGCCCTGATTGCGCTGGCACCGCCGCCACGCCAATTTCTGAGTTGGTTCGGCGCCGCCATGGGCGTGGGCGAAGGCCTGGCCGAGCGCATGCAGCAGCGCATCGAACGGCGCCTGGGGGTGCGGATGAGCGAGTTCGAGGCCAGCTGGCTGGCCCCGCGTCTGCGCCAGCCCATCCTGTTGGTGCACGACCGCGACGACCGCACCGCCCCCTGGCATTACAGCCAGGGCCTGCAGGCGCAGCTACCGGGCAGCCGCCTGCAGCTGACGCAGGGTCAAGGCCATCGCCGCGTGCTGGATCACATCGAGGTGCTCAGCGCCGTGGCAGCTCATTTGCAGCGACCAGCCAGCTAG